The proteins below come from a single Rosa rugosa chromosome 2, drRosRugo1.1, whole genome shotgun sequence genomic window:
- the LOC133732843 gene encoding uncharacterized protein LOC133732843 — MDFITSIVSGVIVKIAETTVVPLYRQVGYVIHYKSNLQNLRDQVENLVCAKDRRQHTLDDEVKRKGKRVERDVENWLTKVDEITQEVDIFLEDERHAKTKCFHGFCPNPILRYQLSRKSTKLVQKVEFHEKREFTTLSYSVPPQDICNIQSRDYLAFESRLSIVKDIMEKLRNPDTNMIGVYGIGGVGKTTLAKEVYRQATEQKLFDDVIIVLDVKLIPDLEGIQKQILEKLGMKVVDGQSIAIRASLLWDRIKDKKVLIILDDVPERIYLETMGVLNEPNCNLMFTARDRRVLCSEMRTQEDFRLDALGEIETWNLFEKVAGDIVKENPIRTVAKEVAKKCGGLPILVVAVASALRVGTLHEWKDALRKLKKFDMKELAEKAWLTLEWSYNQLDAEELKPLFLLCGIFAWGNYSMDLNDCFKYSMGLGLLKKVDTMEEAQAAFHSLIKKLQNYCLLPDQQAVIDNTFVRMHELVRNVAVMIARRDQHVLVRESTELFKEWPNKAFIEKCTMIFLRLSNVPRLPEVPSQCQELKLFALESRDQSLQIGSNFFKDMKELKVLDLSGFPVPSLPASLQFLTNLQTLCLDRCVLGDIALVGQLRSLKILSLLKSKLTQLPEEIGQLTNLQLLDLTGCSKLVLIPPNVIASLKSLEDLRMGGNSFKQWEAEGIVGSKRRTNSSLSELKQLSKLTALDIHIPDARVLPSGLLLHLERYHVFIGEEWKWLSFDNSFNTLKLKLATSNQLDGGLEMLVKKSEHLYLDVMEGVNDIFHLLNSDGYQQLKHLQVQNNAEITYVINHNVFQKLQSLTLMNLPKLVSFSSNSRTVVAITTTNEQLKTDGECKEIILENEIESPVQLFKNGEIVMPNLTILIVHKCDGLRFLLSSSMAKSLVQLKHLEVHNCQIMEEIISTKESGEEMTTKDIFCKLNHLQLQHLPQLTRFCVGNYIEFPSLEILHLEDCTKLETFIFDHAMIKSAETDSKDNLETPGPYFLFDDKVGFPSLERLVIYDLPKLITVWHNQLSQDSFCRLRKVDVGRCHNLINIFAASIMGRLNALDTLQIRNCKSIQGVFELEGINVERHDDPSTTQMRMSYCQNLDLIEIDSCESLKNILPVSVAKGLEQLRKLSVTNCDGVEAIVAKEGQETTPNFVFPKATSVTFYYLPKIKCFYNGRHTSKWPLLKELWVNGCRNVDIFGSEFSRFQENLGSTQPFFLIEKDSFPNLEYLTLGGTEMEIWDGPLPAELFTKLKHLDIASSHFKSSDAFLQKLHNQLEILQVNESLLEEIFVDQGNGSGEIHAVVTLPHLTSLKLSEMNMLMHLGKENSQPIIPNLEILEVSLCGKLKNLSSPAISFQNLKTLKAIGCQGLEYLITSSIAQSLMQLTHLEVKDCEGLVQIVGSSSEDEAGNEIAFNRLEHLELSGLPSLQRFFSANMLSHQFTICDEIEESGDTKENLDGAVQYFLFDKKVGFPSLERLVIYDLPKLITIWHNQLPQDSFCRLRKVDVQRCHNLINIFAASIMGRLNALDTLQIRNCKSIQGVFELEGINVERHDDPSTTQMRMSYCQNLDLIEIDSCESLKNILPVSVAKGLEQLRKLSVTNCDGVEAIVAKEGQETTPNFVFPKATSVTFYYLPKIKCFYNGRHTSKWPLLKELWVNGCRNVDIFGSEFSRFQENLGSTQPFFLIEKDSFPNLEYLTLGGTEMEIWDGPLPAELFTKLKHLDIASSHFKSSDAFLQKLHNQLEILQVNESLLEEIFVDQGNGSGEIHAVVTLPHLTSLKLSEMNMLMHLGKENSQPIIPNLEILEVSLCGKLKNLSSPAISFQNLKTLKAIGCQGLEYLITSSIAQSLMQLTHLEVKDCEGLVQIVGSSSEDEAGNEIAFNRLEHLELSGLPSLQRFFSANMLSHQFTICDEIEESGDMKENLNSAVQYILFDKKVGLPRLETLIVHDLHKLMTIWHEQLAPDSFCRLKTVDVQRCSSLINIFGASILGRLNVLDALKLRQCQSLRLVFEHGGINAEEEDDTSITPSKLPEYCQNLVSVEIDSCESLRNIFPASVARGLQQLRKLSVKNCVRVEEIVAMEGLGMTTPEFVFPNATSVIFQNLPRLSSFYPGMHASVWPLLKELRVKFCDNVEIFAVGLVGTAIRQPLFLIEKGSFSNLELLHFYSKVGAMKNWWSLLPAEFFSKLKSLWSQSGVFQSGFLQYLPHLEDLVLYGFEKEVFVHEGISSGEIQAVGTLLPHLKRLTLYIMPELIHLGKENSQLVIPNLEFLRVTLCGKLKNLTSPAVSFQNLKTLKVRSCHGLEYLTTYSIAQSLTQLTHMEVKDCQELTEIVASSNQDDDAVNEIAFMRLQRLELSGLPSLRRFCSGNCLVKIPSLGILTVTECLIDMKISPDQVLLSNSKPERLKLIEEEAEYHDKSEGSGTTRTQAT, encoded by the exons ATGGACTTTATTACTTCTATTGTCTCTGGAGTTATCGTAAAGATTGCTGAGACTACAGTTGTACCACTTTATCGCCAAGTGGGTTATGTTATTCACTACAAAAGCAACCTTCAAAATCTGAGGGATCAAGTGGAGAACCTAGTTTGTGCTAAAGACAGGAGGCAACACACTCTTGATGATGAAGTCAAAAGAAAAGGTAAAAGAGTTGAACGTGATGTCGAGAACTGGCTCACAAAAGTGGATGAGATTACTCAAGAGGTTGACATTTTCTTGGAAGATGAACGCCATGCAAAGACCAAGTGTTTCCATGGATTTTGTCCTAATCCAATTCTTCGATATCAGCTCAGCAGAAAATCAACAAAATTGGTGCAGAAGGTTGAATTCCATGAAAAGAGAGAATTTACCACTCTTTCATACAGTGTTCCCCCACAAGATATATGCAATATTCAATCCCGAGATTACCTAGCTTTTGAATCAAGGCTTTCGATTGTGAAAGATATCATGGAGAAACTGAGAAATCCGGATACCAACATGATTGGCGTGTATGGAATTGGTGGTGTGGGTAAGACCACACTGGCCAAAGAAGTCTATAGACAAGCTACAGAACAGAAGTTATTTGATGATGTTATTATAGTACTAGATGTAAAACTGATTCCAGACTTGGAAGGAATTCAAAAGCAAATTCTTGAAAAGTTAGGCATGAAGGTTGTTGATGGTCAAAGTATAGCTATAAGAGCGTCTCTTCTATGGGATAGGATAAAAGACAAGAAGGTTCTTATCATTTTAGACGATGTTCCAGAAAGAATTTATTTGGAGACTATGGGAGTTCTGAATGAGCCAAATTGTAATCTAATGTTCACAGCTAGAGATCGAAGAGTTTTATGCTCTGAGATGCGTACACAAGAGGATTTTCGGCTTGATGCTTTGGGAGAAATAGAAACTTGGAATTTGTTTGAGAAGGTGGCTGGTGATATTGTTAAAGAAAACCCTATAAGAACCGTAGCCAAAGAAGTTGCCAAGAAGTGTGGAGGTCTGCCAATTTTAGTGGTCGCTGTTGCAAGTGCCTTGAGAGTTGGTACTTTACATGAGTGGAAGGATGCCTTGAGAAAGTTAAAAAAGTTTGACATGAAAGAATTGGCAGAAAAAGCATGGTTAACTCTAGAGTGGAGTTACAATCAATTAGATGCTGAAGAGCTTAAACCACTCTTCCTCCTTTGTGGAATTTTTGCTTGGGGTAATTATTCGATGGATCTCAATGACTGCTTCAAATATAGTATGGGATTGGGTTTGTTGAAAAAAGTGGACACAATGGAAGAAGCACAAGCTGCATTTCATTCGTTAATTAAAAAGCTTCAAAACTATTGTTTGTTGCCAGATCAGCAAGCCGTTATTGACAATACATTTGTCAGAATGCATGAGCTTGTCCGCAATGTTGCCGTCATGATTGCACGCAGAGATCAACATGTCCTCGTAAGAGAATCTACAGAGCTGTTTAAAGAATGGCCGAATAAAGCTTTTATTGAAAAATGCACTATGATCTTTCTCCGTTTGTCCAATGTTCCCAGACTTCCTGAAGTCCCTAGTCAATGTCAAGAACTAAAACTGTTTGCCTTGGAAAGTAGGGATCAGTCGCTACAAATAGGGTCCAACTTCTTCAAAGACATGAAAGAACTCAAAGTGTTAGATTTGTCCGGGTTTCCTGTGCCATCACTTCCTGCATCTCTTCAGTTCCTAACAAATCTTCAAACGTTGTGTTTAGACCGGTGCGTGTTGGGAGACATAGCCCTAGTTGGACAACTAAGAAGTTTGAAAATTCTTAGCTTGTTGAAATCCAAACTTACACAGTTGCCCGAAGAAATAGGGCAGCTTACCAATCTACAGTTGTTGGATTTGACCGGTTGCTCAAAACTTGTACTGATTCCACCTAATGTTATAGCGAGCTTAAAAAGTCTTGAAGATTTGAGAATGGGAGGAAACAGCTTTAAGCAATGGGAGGCTGAAGGAATCGTGGGTAGCAAAAGAAGAACAAATTCTAGCCTTTCAGAGCTGAAGCAGTTGTCTAAGCTAACCGCATTAGACATCCATATTCCGGATGCTAGAGTTCTTCCATCAGGCTTGTTATTGCACTTGGAAAGATATCATGTATTCATCGGTGAAGAGTGGAAATGGCTTTCTTTTGATAATAGTTTCAACACGCTAAAGCTCAAGCTAGCAACAAGCAATCAATTGGACGGAGGTCTAGAGATGTTGGTGAAGAAATCTGAGCATTTGTACTTGGATGTAATGGAAGGTGTCAATGATATATTTCATCTATTAAATAGTGATGGTTATCAGCAACTGAAACATCTCCAAGTCCAAAACAATGCTGAGATTACATATGTCATCAATCACAACGTCTTCCAGAAATTACAATCTTTGACATTGATGAATCTACCAAAGCTTGTTAGTTTCTCCTCCAACAGCAGAACAGTTGTTGCAATTACAACGACGAATGAGCAATTGAAGACTGATGGAGAGTGTAAAGAAATCATTTTGGAGAATGAGATCGAGAGTCCTGTGCAACTTTTCAAGAATGGAGAG ATTGTGATGCCAAACTTAACAATCTTGATTGTGCATAAATGTGATGGTTTAAGATTCTTGCTATCATCTTCCATGGCTAAGAGTCTTGTACAACTCAAACATCTTGAGGTACACAACTGTCAAATAAtggaagagattatatcaacaAAAGAATCCGGTGAAGAAATGACTACAAAGGACATCTTTTGTAAGCTGAACCATCTTCAACTACAACATCTACCACAACTCACAAGATTCTGCGTAGGAAATTATATTGAATTTCCGTCCTTGGAGATATTGCATTTAGAAGATTGTACTAAACTGGAGACTTTCATCTTTGATCATGCTATGATCAAAAGTGCAGAAACTGATTCAAAGGATAATCTTGAGACTCCTGGACCATATTTTTTGTTTGATGACAAG GTTGGATTTCCAAGCTTGGAGAGATTGGTCATTTATGACCTTCCTAAGTTGATAACAGTATGGCACAACCAACTTTCTCAGGACTCCTTTTGCAGACTCAGAAAAGTTGACGTAGGAAGATGCCACAATCTAATAAATATCTTTGCTGCTAGTATTATGGGAAGATTGAATGCTCTGGACACCTTACAGATACGTAATTGCAAGTCAATACAGGGGGTATTTGAACTTGAAGGAATCAATGTTGAGAGACATGATGACCCATCAACTACTCAGATGAGGATGTCTTATTGTCAAAATCTCGATCTAATAGAAATAGATTCATGTGAGAGTTTGAAGAATATCCTTCCAGTATCAGTGGCCAAGGGTCTTGAGCAACTAAGGAAGCTGAGTGTGACTAATTGTGATGGAGTGGAGGCAATTGTTgcaaaggaaggacaagaaACCACCCCTAACTTTGTGTTCCCGAAAGCAACGTCTGTGACATTTTATTATCTGCCCAAGATCAAGTGTTTCTATAATGGGAGGCACACTTCCAAGTGGCCGTTGCTCAAAGAATTATGGGTGAATGGATGCCGAAATGTGGATATATTTGGCTCGGAATTTTCAAGATTTCAGGAAAACCTTGGGTCTACACAGCCTTTTTTCTTAATTGAGAAG GATTCATTCCCCAACTTGGAATATTTGACTTTGGGAGGCACGGAGATGGAGATTTGGGATGGTCCACTCCCAGCGGAGTTGTTTACCAAGCTGAAGCATCTTGACATTGCATCTTCACACTTCAAGTCATCAGATGCTTTTCTTCAAAAATTACACAACCAGCTTGAAATACTTCAGGTGAATGAATCCCTTTTGGAGGAGATATTTGTCGATCAAGGAAATGGTAGTGGAGAAATACATGCAG TTGTGACCCTCCCTCATTTAACATCTTTGAAACTTTCAGAAATGAACATGCTAATGCATCTAGGGAAGGAGAACTCCCAACCAATTATTCCAAATTTGGAAATTCTAGAGGTGTCACTCTGTGGGAAATTAAAGAATCTAAGCTCACCAGCAATATCCTTTCAGAATCTCAAAACTCTGAAAGCAATTGGTTGTCAAGGGCTGGAATATTTGATAACTAGCTCGATTGCCCAGAGTCTAATGCAACTCACACATTTGGAAGTTAAGGATTGTGAAGGACTGGTGCAAATAGTGGGAAGCAGCAGCGAAGATGAGGCAGGAAATGAGATTGCTTTTAACAGGTTGGAGCATTTGGAACTGTCCGGATTGCCCAGTTTGCAACGTTTTTTCTCGGCTAACATGCTTTCTCATCAATTTACAATTTGCGATGAAATTGAAGAGAGTGGTGATACGAAGGAGAATCTTGATGGTGCTGTACAATACTTTCTATTTGACAAAAAG GTTGGATTTCCAAGCTTGGAGAGATTGGTCATTTATGACCTTCCTAAGTTGATAACAATATGGCACAACCAACTTCCTCAGGACTCTTTCTGCAGACTCAGAAAAGTTGACGTACAAAGATGCCACAATCTAATAAATATCTTTGCTGCTAGTATTATGGGAAGATTGAATGCTCTGGACACCTTACAGATACGTAATTGCAAGTCAATACAGGGGGTATTTGAACTTGAAGGAATCAATGTTGAGAGACATGATGACCCATCAACTACTCAGATGAGGATGTCTTATTGTCAAAATCTCGATCTAATAGAAATAGATTCATGTGAGAGTTTGAAGAATATCCTTCCAGTATCAGTGGCCAAGGGTCTTGAGCAACTAAGGAAGCTGAGTGTGACTAATTGTGATGGAGTGGAGGCAATTGTTgcaaaggaaggacaagaaACCACCCCTAACTTTGTGTTCCCGAAAGCAACGTCTGTGACATTTTATTATCTGCCCAAGATCAAGTGTTTCTATAATGGGAGGCACACTTCCAAGTGGCCGTTGCTCAAAGAATTATGGGTGAATGGATGCCGAAATGTGGATATATTTGGCTCGGAATTTTCAAGATTTCAGGAAAACCTTGGGTCTACACAGCCTTTTTTCTTAATTGAGAAG GATTCATTCCCCAATTTGGAATATTTGACTTTGGGAGGCACGGAGATGGAGATTTGGGATGGTCCACTCCCAGCGGAGTTGTTTACCAAGCTGAAGCATCTTGACATTGCATCTTCACACTTCAAGTCATCAGATGCTTTTCTTCAAAAATTACACAACCAGCTTGAAATACTTCAGGTGAATGAATCCCTTTTGGAGGAGATATTTGTCGATCAAGGAAATGGTAGTGGAGAAATACATGCAG TTGTGACCCTCCCTCATTTAACATCTTTGAAACTTTCAGAAATGAACATGCTAATGCATCTAGGGAAGGAGAACTCCCAACCAATTATTCCAAATTTGGAAATTCTAGAGGTGTCACTCTGTGGGAAATTAAAGAATCTAAGCTCACCAGCAATATCCTTTCAGAATCTCAAAACTCTGAAAGCAATTGGTTGTCAAGGGCTGGAATATTTGATAACTAGCTCGATTGCCCAGAGTCTAATGCAACTCACACATTTGGAAGTTAAGGATTGTGAAGGACTGGTGCAAATAGTGGGAAGCAGCAGCGAAGATGAGGCAGGAAATGAGATTGCTTTTAACAGGTTGGAGCATTTGGAACTGTCCGGATTGCCCAGTTTGCAACGTTTTTTCTCGGCTAACATGCTTTCTCATCAATTTACAATTTGCGATGAAATTGAAGAGAGTGGTGATATGAAGGAGAATCTTAATAGTGCTGTACAATACATTCTATTTGACAAAAAG GTGGGATTACCTAGATTGGAAACACTGATCGTCCATGACCTACACAAGTTGATGACAATATGGCACGAACAACTTGCTCCAGACTCCTTTTGTAGGCTCAAAACAGTTGATGTTCAGAGATGCAGCAGTCTAATAAATATCTTTGGGGCCAGTATTCTGGGAAGATTGAATGTTCTCGACGCTTTGAAGCTAAGGCAGTGCCAGTCGCTACGACTGGTATTCGAACACGGAGGAATCaatgctgaagaagaagatgatacaTCAATCACTCCGTCCAAATTGCCTGAATACTGTCAGAATTTGGTTTCAGTGGAAATAGATTCCTGTGAGAGTTTGAGGAATATCTTTCCAGCCTCAGTAGCCAGAGGTCTTCAGCAGCTGAGGAAGCTGAGTGTAAAGAATTGCGTTAGAGTGGAGGAAATTGTTGCGATGGAAGGACTGGGAATGACAACACCTGAGTTTGTGTTCCCAAACGCAACATCTGTGATCTTTCAAAATCTGCCACGACTTTCAAGTTTTTATCCAGGGATGCACGCTTCCGTGTGGCCTCTACTCAAGGAGTTGAGAGTGAAGTTCTGTGATAATGTGGAGATTTTTGCCGTGGGCCTTGTGGGTACAGCTATCAGGCAACCTTTGTTTCTGATCGAGAAG GGTTCATTCTCCAACTTGGAACTATTGCACTTTTACTCAAAGGTCGGTGCAATGAAGAATTGGTGGAGTCTACTCCCAGCAGAGTTCTTCAGCAAACTAAAATCTCTTTGGTCTCAATCTGGTGTGTTTCAATCTGGTTTCCTTCAGTATTTACCTCATCTTGAAGACCTTGTGCTTTATGGTTTTGAGAAAGAAGTATTTGTCCATGAAGGAATTAGTAGTGGGGAAATTCAGGCAGTTGGGACACTACTCCCGCACTTAAAGCGTTTGACGCTATATATAATGCCGGAGCTGATACATCTAGGGAAGGAAAACTCCCAACTAGTTATTCCAAATTTGGAGTTTCTACGGGTGACACTTTGTGGGAAATTAAAGAATCTAACATCACCTGCAGTATCCTTTCAAAATTTAAAAACTTTGAAAGTCCGTTCCTGCCACGGACTGGAATATTTGACAACTTACTCGATAGCCCAAAGCTTAACGCAACTCACACATATGGAAGTTAAGGATTGTCAAGAACTGACAGAGATAGTGGCAAGTAGCAACCAAGATGATGATGCAGTAAATGAGATTGCATTCATGAGATTACAACGTTTGGAACTTTCTGGTCTACCAAGTCTCCGAAGATTTTGCTCCGGAAATTGTTTAGTTAAAATCCCATCCTTAGGCATTTTAACCGTTACTGAATGCCTGATCGACATGAAGATTTCCCCTGATCAGGTACTCCTGAGCAATTCAAAACCAGAAAGGTTGAAGTTAATAGAGGAAGAGGCAGAATATCATGACAAATCG gAAGGATCGGGTACAACTAGAACTCAAGCTACATAA
- the LOC133732847 gene encoding uncharacterized protein LOC133732847, which produces MAPDSKSAPLQHQEEEEVPQPEDLDTLSHNPSAPPDELFDISTTVDPSYVISLIRKLLPANASNHHNSRGEVSCGPVQGLNVDDMEKSALTRSGVPPPSTDTSESMEINDDFNENATHEGESEAEQPGHSVPVGEEAWEEYGCILWDLSASKTHAELMVQNLVLEVLLANLMVSQSVRTTEIGLGIIGNLACHEVPMKHIVSSNGLTEFIVDQMFLDDAQCLCEVCRLLTVGLQSSEGVTWAKALQSEHYLTHILWIAENSLNTQLIEKSAELLLAIIESSQDVAHILLPPLMKLGLASLLINLLDIETSKLMSERAPERYPILDVVLRAIEALSVIDGHSQDICLDKDLFQLVCALLKFPDKVEVANSCVTAVVLVANILSDVPTLASELSHDMLFLQGLLDVFPFTADDSEARSALWNIIARLLVRVPENEMSSSTLQKYVLVLVCKSDVIEDDLLDCQLGGLGLKARTTALRRIISILNQWTASKDYAKENENNINIDRLLDCCRKHSEDVPSTVSHDMDLKE; this is translated from the exons ATGGCGCCGGACTCAAAATCAGCACCTCTACAACaccaggaagaagaagaagtaccaCAACCGGAAGACCTCGACACACTTTCACACAACCCATCTGCTCCGCCTGATGAG TTATTCGACATCTCAACGACAGTAGATCCGAGTTATGTGATCTCTCTGATACGGAAACTTCTACCAGCTAATGCCAGTAATCATCACAACTCTCGCGGTGAGGTTTCCTGTGGCCCCGTGCAAGGATTAAATGTTGATGACATGGAAAAAAGTGCTCTAACTCGCTCTGGTGTTCCACCCCCATCAACGGACACATCTGAGAGCATGGAAATTAATGACGATTTTAATGAAAATGCTACCCATGAAGGAGAAAGTGAAGCTGAACAGCCTGGTCATAGTGTGCCGGTGGGAGAAGAGGCTTGGGAAGAGTATGGTTGCATATTATGGGATCTTTCTGCAAGTAAAACTCATGCAGAACTCATG GTGCAGAACCTTGTACTTGAAGTGCTGTTAGCAAACCTTATGGTTTCACAATCCGTTCGTACTACG GAAATTGGTCTCGGAATCATCGGAAACCTTGCCTGTCACGAAGTTCCCATGAAACATATAGTCTCTTCTAATGGATTAACTGAATTCATTGTGGATCAGATGTTTCTGGATGATGCTCAATGCTTATGTGAAGTCTGCAG ACTGTTAACTGTGGGTCTTCAAAGTAGTGAAGGTGTTACTTGGGCTAAGGCATTGCAGTCAGAACATTATCTGACCCACATTTTATGGATTGCAGAAAATAGCTTGAACACACAGCTTATAGAAAAG AGTGCTGAACTATTGTTAGCGATCATCGAAAGTTCGCAGGATGTTGCGCATATTCTTTTACCGCCattgatgaagctgggcttaGCAAGTCTATTAATAAATCTCTTGGATATTGAAACAAGCAAATTAATGAGTGAAAGAGCTCCTGAAAG GTACCCAATTCTTGATGTAGTTCTTCGTGCCATTGAAGCTCTTTCTGTTATTGATGGTCATTCCCAGGACATCTGTTTAGACAAGGATCTCTTTCAGCTGGTTTGTGCCTTGCTCAAGTTCCCTGATAAAGTTGAG gTTGCAAACTCTTGTGTTACAGCTGTAGTCCTAGTTGCAAATATTCTTTCAGACGTACCTACTCTAGCTTCAGAGTTATCACATG ATATGCTTTTCTTACAGGGTCTGCTTGATGTGTTTCCTTTTACCGCGGATGACTCAGAAGCAAGGAGTGCACTGTGGAACATCATTGCAAGGTTACTGGTTCGAGTTCCAGAAAATGAAATGAGCTCATCAACTCTCCAGAAGTACGTTTTGGTTCTAGTTTGCAAATCTGATGTGATTGAAGATGATCTTCTTGACTGCCAGTTAGGTGGCTTAGGATTAAAGGCTAGAACTACAGCT CTCAGAAGGATCATCAGTATTTTAAACCAGTGGACTGCTTCAAAAGATTATGCCAAGGAGAATGAAAATAATATAAACATCGATAGATTGTTGGATTGCTGCCGCAAACATTCTGA AGATGTACCATCTACAGTTTCTCATGACATGGACCTCAAAGAATAG